One window of Thermacetogenium phaeum DSM 12270 genomic DNA carries:
- a CDS encoding type II toxin-antitoxin system VapC family toxin: MRFEELKAGSKVFIDANIFIYHFSGISEESSFLLERCEREEILGFTTTTILLEVMHRLMMLEAVTKGLVAPGNIAKNLKSKPEIVTELTIYAEQIQKIPEMNINIVPITQDLCFQAVIWQQKYGLMTNDSILLAACQEHNCRHLASNDSAFARVEKLTLLQPMDVL; encoded by the coding sequence TTGAGGTTTGAGGAATTAAAAGCAGGCAGCAAGGTTTTTATTGATGCTAACATCTTTATTTACCACTTTAGCGGGATCTCGGAAGAATCCAGCTTCTTATTAGAGCGGTGCGAGCGGGAAGAAATATTAGGCTTTACTACTACCACTATCTTGTTGGAGGTCATGCACCGCTTAATGATGTTGGAAGCAGTTACTAAAGGACTGGTTGCACCGGGAAATATTGCAAAGAATTTAAAAAGCAAGCCAGAAATAGTTACTGAACTGACAATCTATGCTGAACAAATACAAAAAATTCCGGAAATGAACATTAACATTGTACCCATTACCCAGGATTTATGCTTTCAGGCGGTGATCTGGCAACAAAAATACGGGTTGATGACCAACGATTCTATCCTACTGGCTGCCTGTCAGGAGCATAACTGCCGGCATCTTGCCAGCAACGATTCAGCATTTGCCAGGGTGGAAAAATTGACCCTGTTACAACCCATGGATGTATTATAA
- the rplL gene encoding 50S ribosomal protein L7/L12, translated as MSKVAEIIEAVKGMTVLELAELVKALEEEFGVTAAAPVAVAAGPAPAAAEAPAEEEKTEFDVVLKAVGDKKINVIKVVREVTGLGLKEAKELVDSAPKPVKEKVSKEEAESIKAKLVDVGAEVEIK; from the coding sequence TTGAGTAAAGTAGCAGAGATTATTGAAGCTGTTAAAGGTATGACCGTTTTGGAGCTTGCGGAACTGGTCAAGGCGCTGGAGGAGGAGTTTGGGGTTACTGCAGCCGCTCCGGTTGCCGTTGCCGCAGGCCCTGCACCGGCAGCTGCTGAGGCTCCGGCGGAGGAGGAGAAGACCGAGTTTGACGTTGTTCTTAAGGCCGTTGGAGACAAGAAGATCAACGTGATCAAGGTTGTGCGGGAGGTCACCGGGCTCGGCCTGAAGGAGGCCAAGGAGCTTGTTGACAGCGCTCCCAAACCGGTTAAAGAGAAGGTAAGCAAGGAAGAGGCAGAGTCCATCAAGGCCAAGCTCGTGGATGTCGGAGCCGAGGTCGAGATTAAATAA
- the rplJ gene encoding 50S ribosomal protein L10, producing the protein MAGIEEKKKIVAELEEKFKSSKSAIFTEYRGLTVEDANSFRRACREAGVEFRVVKNTLTRLAVERSGFKELGSLLTGPTAVAFGFEDPVAPAKVIFDFLKTKRSLEVKGGLVEGRIVGVSEIKSMADLPGRDVLLARVVGGLNGPLAGFVTVLQGPIRKLVYALNAVKDQKAAG; encoded by the coding sequence ATGGCCGGTATTGAGGAAAAGAAAAAGATCGTGGCAGAGCTCGAAGAAAAATTTAAGTCCTCCAAGTCGGCAATCTTTACGGAATACCGGGGTCTTACGGTGGAAGACGCCAATTCGTTCCGCAGGGCTTGCCGGGAAGCCGGGGTGGAGTTCCGGGTTGTCAAGAACACTCTGACCCGGCTTGCCGTTGAAAGAAGCGGCTTTAAGGAATTGGGTAGCCTGTTAACGGGTCCTACCGCCGTCGCTTTTGGCTTCGAGGACCCGGTAGCTCCTGCAAAGGTCATCTTCGATTTTCTCAAAACGAAGCGCAGCCTGGAGGTCAAGGGCGGGCTGGTTGAGGGACGAATTGTCGGTGTCTCGGAGATTAAATCCATGGCCGATCTCCCCGGTAGAGATGTGCTGCTCGCTCGGGTAGTGGGAGGATTGAACGGCCCGTTGGCGGGTTTTGTTACGGTTTTGCAGGGGCCCATCCGCAAGCTTGTTTATGCCTTAAATGCTGTTAAGGATCAAAAAGCTGCCGGTTAA
- the rplA gene encoding 50S ribosomal protein L1, which produces MPKRGKKYREALAKIDRENYYEPRDALQLVKEIAPAKFDESVEVAVRLGIDTRHADQQVRGAVVLPHGTGKTRKVLVFAKGDKAQEAVEAGADYVGAEDLVQKIQEGWLDFEVAVATPDVMSMVGRLGRLLGPRGLMPNPKTGTVTFDIARAVKEIKAGKIEYRADKTGIVHAPIGKVSFPVEALQENYSTLMDALIKAKPAAARGQYIKSITVCSTMGPGVKINPLKPLG; this is translated from the coding sequence ATGCCCAAAAGAGGTAAGAAATATCGGGAGGCTCTGGCAAAGATTGATCGGGAGAATTACTACGAGCCACGAGATGCCCTGCAGCTGGTTAAGGAGATAGCTCCTGCCAAGTTTGATGAGTCTGTTGAGGTGGCGGTGCGCCTCGGTATTGATACCAGGCACGCCGATCAGCAGGTGCGGGGGGCTGTTGTGCTTCCCCATGGGACAGGCAAAACCCGTAAAGTTCTCGTCTTCGCTAAAGGGGATAAGGCCCAGGAGGCGGTTGAAGCCGGTGCCGATTACGTGGGAGCGGAGGATCTGGTACAGAAGATCCAGGAAGGGTGGCTCGATTTCGAGGTGGCCGTTGCTACACCGGATGTGATGAGTATGGTCGGCCGTCTGGGAAGGCTGCTGGGACCCCGGGGGTTGATGCCTAACCCGAAGACCGGAACGGTTACCTTTGACATCGCCCGTGCCGTCAAAGAGATCAAGGCCGGCAAGATTGAGTACCGCGCCGACAAGACCGGCATTGTTCATGCACCCATCGGGAAGGTTTCATTCCCAGTAGAGGCCTTGCAAGAGAATTACAGCACCCTGATGGACGCTTTAATCAAGGCGAAGCCCGCAGCGGCGCGGGGACAATACATCAAGAGCATCACCGTCTGCTCGACCATGGGTCCGGGTGTCAAGATCAACCCGCTCAAACCGCTGGGTTAA
- the rplK gene encoding 50S ribosomal protein L11, producing the protein MAAKKVAAVVKLQIPAGKATPAPPVGSALGPHGVNIMAFCKEFNERTAKDDGLIIPVEVTIYQDRSFSFITKTPPAAVLLKKALGLETASGEPNRKKVGKVSRAKVREIAELKMRDLNAADIEGAMRMIEGTARSMGIEIAD; encoded by the coding sequence ATGGCCGCAAAAAAAGTAGCCGCCGTAGTCAAGCTGCAGATCCCGGCGGGTAAGGCAACGCCGGCGCCACCTGTCGGTTCTGCTTTGGGTCCTCATGGCGTCAATATCATGGCTTTTTGTAAGGAATTTAATGAGCGCACGGCTAAAGATGACGGCTTAATCATTCCGGTGGAGGTTACCATTTATCAGGATCGCTCCTTTAGCTTTATTACCAAGACTCCACCGGCTGCCGTTCTTCTAAAAAAGGCCCTGGGTTTGGAAACCGCTTCTGGAGAACCCAATCGTAAGAAGGTGGGTAAGGTTTCCCGCGCAAAGGTGCGGGAGATCGCCGAATTGAAGATGCGGGATCTCAACGCCGCAGATATTGAGGGAGCCATGCGGATGATTGAAGGCACCGCACGCAGCATGGGGATTGAAATCGCGGATTAG
- the nusG gene encoding transcription termination/antitermination protein NusG — protein MEKKWFVIHTYSGYENKVKANLEKRVASMNMQDKIFRILVPMEDEIEIKDGKRRVSQKKIFPGYVLVEMILTDDSWYVVRNTPGVTSFVGSGNKPIPLQQSEVQAIMRQMGLEEAHPRIDLDIGESVRVIAGPFENFIGTVEEIYPEKSKLKVLVSMFGRETPVELDFTQVEKL, from the coding sequence ATGGAGAAGAAGTGGTTTGTGATTCACACCTATTCCGGCTATGAAAATAAGGTTAAAGCCAATTTGGAGAAGCGTGTCGCTTCGATGAACATGCAGGATAAGATTTTTCGCATCCTTGTGCCGATGGAAGATGAAATCGAGATCAAGGATGGAAAGCGCCGCGTTTCCCAAAAAAAGATATTCCCCGGTTATGTCTTGGTGGAGATGATCCTCACCGATGACTCCTGGTATGTGGTGCGCAATACACCGGGTGTAACCAGTTTTGTTGGATCGGGGAACAAGCCGATACCGCTGCAGCAGAGTGAGGTCCAAGCCATCATGCGCCAGATGGGGCTCGAGGAGGCCCACCCGCGCATCGACCTGGACATCGGTGAGAGTGTACGGGTTATTGCCGGTCCTTTCGAGAACTTCATCGGCACGGTAGAGGAGATCTATCCGGAAAAAAGCAAGCTTAAGGTGCTCGTATCCATGTTCGGACGGGAAACCCCCGTAGAGCTGGACTTTACACAGGTTGAGAAATTATAA
- the secE gene encoding preprotein translocase subunit SecE, translating into MRKKAGAVKKNKNISSEMVKEQPDLGKDEHPAETRAQQGRLRSILRLVKRGETKAGEEKAPVGQQEARKTPARGKGAGPKEGRSPRTREGKERPKKSFFREVAKFFQSVWGELKKVHWPTRSETAAYTVVVISSVVIVALLILVADTILSKFVELLLQL; encoded by the coding sequence GTGCGTAAGAAGGCCGGCGCAGTAAAGAAAAACAAGAATATAAGTTCTGAGATGGTGAAGGAACAGCCCGATCTCGGAAAGGATGAGCACCCGGCTGAAACTCGTGCCCAGCAAGGTAGGCTGCGCTCCATTTTGCGTCTCGTCAAGAGGGGCGAGACCAAGGCCGGGGAGGAAAAGGCGCCGGTAGGACAGCAGGAGGCCAGGAAAACTCCGGCAAGAGGAAAGGGAGCGGGACCAAAGGAAGGTCGCTCTCCCCGTACCAGGGAAGGAAAAGAGAGGCCGAAAAAGAGCTTCTTTCGAGAGGTAGCTAAGTTTTTCCAAAGTGTGTGGGGAGAGTTGAAAAAGGTGCACTGGCCTACCCGTTCGGAAACGGCTGCTTACACGGTTGTCGTTATCAGTTCGGTTGTTATTGTGGCTTTGCTTATTCTTGTAGCTGATACTATTTTGAGTAAGTTTGTTGAACTTTTACTGCAGCTGTGA